The DNA segment TACAAATGCAAGAATTGGAACATATGCGACTACGTCTATTGCTATTGGTAAAGAAGCAACGGCCAAGCATTATTATAATACAGCTATTGGTCCTAAAACTGTAACTGATGGGGTTGGTGCAACAGCAGTTGGTTTCAGTGCACAAGCATTGGGGAGAGCGTCATTTGCTGCAGGACAAGGTGCAAAAACGGAGAACCAGGCAACAGTTGCGATTGGAGAAAATGCAAAAGCAACTCTTGCTAATAACGTTTCCCTTGGTTCTGGAGCGAGAGATCGTCAAGCAGAACCAATTAATAATGCTACAGTTCAAGGCATAACTTACAGTGGGTTTGCTGGTAAAGCAAAAGCTGTTGTAAGTGTTGGAACAAAAGCGGGTGAGCGCCAGATTATCAATGTTGCGCCAGGTGAAATCTCTGAAAACTCAACTGATGCGATTAATGGTTCGCAACTTTATATGGTGGCAAACACCCTTGGCAATGTGGCAAACACTACCACAAATATTTTAGGTGGCAATGCGACATTAGATCCAAATACTGGCAATATTACAATGACTGATATTGGTGGCACAGGTCAAAACACTGTTAATGACGCAATTAAAGTAGCAAAAACACGTTATTACAGCGTAAATAGCTCTGCGCAAGGTGCGGGCACTAATTATGATAACGACGGTGCAAAAGCTGCTGGTGCACTTGCTGCAGGGGTAGATACCCAAGCTATTGGTGCTGATGATGTTGCTATAGGTAGCAATGCTCTTGCTGATTCTAGTAATGTAGATGAACTAGCAGCTGTTGCTGTAGGCCATAACGCAAAAGCAACCGCTGCTGGGGCTGTTGCAGTGGGAGATTCTGCAGAAGCTCTGAGTATTAATGTAGTTTCTATGGGATATTCTGCAGGGCTTGGTAGCAATGCTGAAAATAGCATTTGGATTGGTGCAAATTCAGGAAATTCTGCGACAGGATACTCAAATATTGGGATTGGCGATGGTGCAGGCAACGGAATTGGTGAAGCAAATCCAGACTCTAACCATAATGTCGCAATGGGTATTTATGCTGGCGGTGGACTGAATGGTTCAAATAACCTTTCTTTAGGCATTTCAGCGGGTAATGCTTTAAATGGTAATGATAATGTTACATTAGGTAATGCCGCAGGCGTAAACCTAAATGGAAATAATAACATCGCAATTGGTCGCCAAGCTGGTACAGCTGTTATTGTAAATAGCGATCCTAACAACGCCGTATTTGCAGGAAATGATGCCGTTACGCGTGAAGTAAGTGATTCAATTAGCTTAGGAAATAATGCACAAGCCTTAAAAGATAACGCTATTGCTGTTGGGTTAAATGCCCAAGCGAAAAATGAGAATGATGTTGCACTAGGAGCAGGCGCAATTACCGAAGCTGCGGTTCCAACAACAGAAGCAACAGTAAATCAGATTACCTACACGGGCTTTGCCGGAACTTCACCGATCGCAACATTAAGTGTTGGTTCCGCTGGTAAAGAACGTACTATCACGAATGTTGCGGCAGGACGTATTAACAAAGATTCAACTGATGCAATTAATGGCTCGCAACTTTATGTTGTTGCAGATAAATTAAGTAATGCTGTAAACAACATTGCTAATGCAACTAACGGTGGTGGTTTTATTCTAACAGATGATAGCAAAACTGAAGTTAAACAAGATTTAGGCAAATCTATCCAGCTGAAAGGTGAGAAAGGAATTACGGTTGCTGCAAATGCAACAGATAAGCAACTTAAAATCGTTCTCGACAATGAAATTACTGTTGGAAACCCAGAAGACCCATCAAATCCAGCTGCTCCGAAAGAGGCAGGCACAATTAATGTGGTTGGAAAAGATGGTAAGAATGGCGTATCCATTAAAGGTGATACAGGCAATGAGAAACCAGGTATCAGTATTGCCGGCAAAGATGGTGCAGATGGCGTAACCTTAACGACAAAAACAGATGGTAAGCCAGGCGTTGATGGAGATGCAGCTAAACCTCGTTTAGAAGTGAATAATGAGCAAGTTGCAACCTTAAATGACGGCGTGAAATATGCTGGCGATATAGGAAACGCTGCAATCAAATTAAACCAAACTGCTACCATTGTTGGTGGTGTTAAAGATAAAAGTAATCTGACTGACAATAATATCGGTGTTGTTGCTAGCCAAGATGGTGATGATGCAAAACTAACTGTGAAATTAGCTAAAAATCTTAATTTAGGCCCTGATGGTAGTATAACTATTTCCAATAGCAGCAATGATAGTTCTTCAGTCAGACTAAACAAAGATGGTTTAGATAATGGCGGCAACAAAATTATCAATGTTGCTGATGGTGATATTAGCCAGAATAGCAAAGATGCAGTAAATGGTGGGCAGCTCTACAATACTATTCAACAGACAGTAAAAGCAGTGAAAATAGAAGTGAAAGAAGGCGATAATATCGTTATTACTTCAGATGTTGGCAGTGATGGTCAGACTATTTACACTGTATCCACCGTAAAAGATGTAAAATTTGATAGTGCGAAGATTGGAAATAAAGTGACCATTAACAATAACGGCATTGATGCGGGGGATACCAAAGTTACAGGTGTGAAAGCAGGTGATGTAAGTAAAGATAGTACAGACGCAGTGAATGGTAGTCAATTACACGAAACCAACCAAAACGTGGCAAAAAATGCAACGAACATTGCAAATAACACTGCAGCGATCAACAAAGGCTTGAACTTTACTGCAGATGACGGCAAAACACTTAACCGTCAATTAGGTGATACAGTAGCTGTTAATGGTGATGAAAATATTACCACCTCTGTTACTTCATCTGGCGTTAAAGTTGCGTTGAACAAAAAACTTAAAGTTGATAGCGTAACTGCTGGTAACACCGTTGTGAATAACGATGGCGTAACTATCGGCACGGGTGATAAAGCTGTGAGCTTAACGCAAAATGGCTTAAACAACGGCGGTAATAGAATTACTAACGTTGCACCAGGTAAAGATCCAACAGACGCAGTGAATGTAGCACAACTTAGCAATGTTACAAACCACCTAGACAACAAAGTGAACAAAGTTGCTAGCGATATGAAACATATGGACAAAAAACTCCGTGCAGGTATCGCAGGCGCAGCTGCATTGGGGGTGTTGGCACAACCAACTAGACCAGGTAAATCAATGGTTTCTGTTGGTGGAACAACTTATCGCGATGAATCAGCAGTTGCATTAGGTGTTTCTCGTGTGTCAGACAATGAGAAATGGGTGATCAAAATTGGTGCATCGGCAAATACTCGCAATAATTATATTGCGGGTGGTTCAGTCGGCTATCAATGGTAATTGCCCAAAAATACCATCGCACTTTGACTGCACCCTAAATCCTAGACACCTAGGAAGTTAAATATTGAGCCCTGTATTGCACAGGGCTCAAACTGTTTAATGCGGGTTTAATCCGCAATTCATTATAATAGAGAATATATTCGCGCAGCGCCTCTTCCAGATCCACGACATTGGAAAAATGATTCGGGTAAAGCATGCAGACTTCACAATGCTAAAAAAGCTCTCTATCACCGCATTATCATAGCAATTATCTTTGAGACTCATGCTTTGAATCGCCTTTGGCAAGCTCTTTTCAACCATCAACATTTCACACCACGCAGCCAGTTGATAAAGGTAACCTTGGTTGCTATCCGATTTAGTAGGCAATAATCTCACGGTTCGCCAAATCCATTATCGGCGAAAGATACCGCTTTCATTCCCTACACTAATAAACTTGGTCATATCAGTGCTCCATTTCTCGTTTAGCACCTTTGCTTTAAAATTTCTTGCCATTAAATTTGGTGCGAGATAATCGGTTCTTCCTGTATTCATACGCTTTTTTCGCTTTTACGCAGGAATGGATGTTTAGGTGACACATTTGTTTCAGCACCGTTTTTCCACTTAGACAATATCCTTTCTCGCGCAACTATTCCCTGCCCAGAGAATAACGTATCTCCCACAGTTTAAATTCTGTTGAATAATGTTCTTCCATAAAAAAATCTGCTTCTCAATTTGTGTATGGTGCCGAACTTTTGAGGAGCAGATCGCTTTTTTTAGGGAAAAGAGCGGTGGTTTTTTGTTGTTTTTTATTATTCGACTAAGAGAAAAATTTTTGCAATAAATTCAATATTGTCATCAAACTGTAATATTGTTTTCTTAAACTTCCCATTGCCAAATAACTGGCAAGTTAAATAATGGAGAGAGCAATATGAAAAAATCTATGCTGAAGATTTTTACCGTATTAGGCATATCAATGAGTTTCTTGGCGGTGGCAAAAGCCCAAACAATCACTGGCGCGGGTGCTTCATTTCCTTATCCCATTTATGCGAAGTGGGCATCTCTTTATGAAAAAGAAACAGGCAACCGAGTGAATTATCAATCTATTGGCTCTGGTGGCGGACAGCAACAAATCATTTCAAAAACCATTGATTTTGGTGCATCAGATGATCCAATGAAAACCTCGCTTCTTGAAAAACATCAGCTTTTACAATTTCCGGCGATCATTGGTGGAACAGTTCCCGTGATTAATCTGCCTGAGATTTCCGCTGGGGATTTAAAACTCTCAGGCGAATTATTGGCAGACATTTTTTTAGGCAAAATAAAAAAATGGAACGATCCTGCGATTGCCAAGCTGAATGAAAATCTAGCCCTACCTAATAAAGATATTATTGTGATTTATCGTTCAGATGGTTCAGGAACGACATTTGGCTGGACGAATTATTTATCTAAAGTTTCGCCAGAATGGAAAGAAAAAGTTGGCGAAGGCAAATCAGTAAAATGGCCGGTAGGACAAGGCGGTAAAGGCAATGAAGGTGTTGCCGCCTATGTTGGTCAAATTAAATATTCAGTGAGTTATGTGGAATACGCCTATGCCAAACAAAATAACTTGGCTTGGGTAACGCTACAAAATAAAGCAGGGAAATTTGTTGCACCATCAAAAGAAAGCTTTACTTCAGCGGCAGCGAATGCGAAGTGGAATGAAGTGGACAATATGGGCGTGATCTTAACCAATGAAGCAGGCGAAAATTCTTGGCCAATTACGGCGGCAAGTTTTATTTTGTTACATAAACTGGCGGATAAACCTGCATCAACCAAAGGAGTGTTAGACTTTTTTGCTTGGGCATTTAGCCAAGGGCAAGAGGCAGCCAGCGAACTTGATTATGTACCGCTACCAGAAGCTGTTGTTCAGCAAATTAAAACCAAATGGCAATCTGAAATTAAAGATGCACAGGGTAAGACTGTTTATTAAAGTGCGGTCTATTTTTTAATAATTTTATGCGCTTAGCGGGGCGATGAGTAATAAACCGCTAGGCGCTAAGATGAATGGCTTGTGTATGAAAAATCTTAATGCTCAATGTAGTAAACAAAAAATCTTTGAATTTGTTTTTCATAGTTTAACCCGATTTTTTGCCTTTATTGTTCTTATTATGCTGGCTTCCATTTTGCTATCGTTAATTTATGGCAGCTGGGATTCAATTCAACAATTTGGCCTTGCCTTTTTATGGACTGATGAATGGAATCCAACGCAAGATATTTATGGTGCCATTGTGCCTATTGTAGGGACGTTGATTTCGGCACTTTTTGCGTTAATCATTGCCGTGCCAATATCTTTTGGGATTGCGACTTTTTTAATTGAGCTTGCGCCAGAGAAATTAAAGAAACCGATTAGCATCGCCGTGGAAATGTTGGCGGCCATTCCTTCCATTATCTATGGAATGTGGGGGCTGTTTGTGTTTGTGCCATTATTTCAAACCTATATTCAACCGCATTTGATTGATACCCTTGGGGATATTCCTTACCTTGGCGCATTATTTTCTGGCGCGCCCTTTGGCGTTGGATTATTCACCGCAGGATTAGTGCTTGCCATTATGATTATCCCATTTATTGCATCAATTATGCGTGAAGTATTCTCTGTTGTTCCACCTATGCTAAAAGAATCCGCGTATGGACTAGGTGCAACCACTTGGGAAGTGGTTTGGCACATTGTATTACCCTACACCAAAACAGGGGTGATAGGGGGAATTATGCTGGGGCTTGGGCGAGCATTGGGGGAAACGATGGCGATTACATTCGTAATAGGAAATTCCTTCCATTTGCCAAGTTCTATTTTTTCACCAAGTACTTCCATCGCCTCAGCAATTGCTAATGAATTTAATGAAGCGGCAGGCCTACAAAAATCTTCATTAATGGAATTAGGATTGATCTTATTCTTAATTACTACTTTGGTACTGGCTTTATCTCGCATTTTAATTGCTCGTATGACCTTAAAAGAAGGAAAACGCTAATGATGAATAATGAGATGACCGCGCGTTTTAAACAGCGAAAATGTATCAATAATTTAATGATCGGTGTTGCAATACTGGCGGTGATTTTTGGGTTATTTTGGTTATCTTGGATCATTATCACCTTAATCATAAAAGGGATTCCTGCATTTTCATTTGAATTGTTTTTAGAAAAAACGCCGGGGCCTGGTGAAAAAGGAGGATTGCTTAACGCCATTATTGGCTCGACACAAATGCTCATTGTTGCCTTATTTATCGGCGCACCAATCGGTGTTTTGGCTGGAACTTATTTAGCTGAATATGGCAGATTTAGTAAATTAGCCACAATGACCCGTTTTTTAAATGATATTCTGCTTTCTGCACCATCAATTATTATTGGATTATTTATTTATTCTATTTATGTTGCACAAGTGAATCATTTCTCTGGTTGGGCGGGCGCATTGGCATTAGCTGTAATTGTGATTCCGATTGTGGTGAGAACAACGGAAAATATGCTTGTACTTATTCCGAATAATCTACGCGAAGCAGCAATTTCACTGGGTTGTCCACGTTGGAAAGTGATCACAATGATTTGCTATAAAGCAGTAAAATCAGGGATTCTAACTGGGATTTTATTGGCTGTTGCACGCATTGCAGGGGAAACTGCACCACTACTTTTCACCGCCCTTTCCAATCAATTTATCTCATTTAATATGAACGAGCCGATGGCAAATTTACCGGTTGTGATTTATCAATATGCCGCAAGCCCATTTAAAGATTGGAATGAATTAGCTTGGGCTGGAGCAAGCCTAATTACTGTGTTTGTACTCAGCTTAAATATTTTTATTCGCTTTTATTTTTCGAATAAACAAAAATAGGGGACTGTTATGCTTGACATTAAAAATAGCAAAATTGAAGTAAAAAACTTAAATTTCTATTACGGTGATTTTCACGCCTTGAAAAATATTAATTTACGCATACCAAGCAATAAAGTTACTGCATTTATTGGCCCGTCAGGTTGTGGAAAATCCACACTATTGAGAACATTTAATCGAATGTTTGAGTTATATCCCACACAAAAGGCGACAGGGGGAATTTATTTAGATGGCGATAATTTACTCACAACAAAAACTGATATCGCCATTATTCGTGCTAAAGTTGGTATGGTATTTCAAAAACCTACCCCTTTTCCAATGTCTATTTACGATAATATTGCTTTTGGAATTAAATTATTTGAAAAGTTAAGCAAATCAGAAATGAATGATCGTGTGGAATGGGCATTAACTAAAGCGGCATTATGGAATGAAGTTAAGGATAAATTGAATAAAAATGGCGATAGCTTATCTGGCGGGCAACAACAGCGTTTATGTATTGCAAGAAGCATTGCCATTAAACCTGATGTACTATTGCTAGATGAACCTTGTTCTGCACTTGATCCTATTTCTACAATGAAAATTGAAGAGCTTATTTTTGAATTAAAACAAGATTATACACTTGCGATTGTTACCCATAATATGCAGCAAGCTGCACGCTGTTCTGATTATACGGCCTATATGTATTTAGGTGAATTGGTGGAATTTGGTGAAACTAAAATGATTTTTGAACATCCAAAAGATAAAAGAACAGAAGACTATATTCATGGTAGAATGGGTTAGGCTCAGCTTAGTGAATTTGCGCATTTTTATATTATGGAGATGGCAATGACAACAAGGATTTTAGTCGTTGAAGATGAACAAGCTATTCGAGAAATGATTAAATTATTTCTTGAACAGCAGGGATATGCCATTATTGAGGCCTGTGATTATCAAAGTGCGGTGAAAAAAATAGCAGAAAATCCTAAATTAATTTTATTAGATTGGATGCTACCTGGACGTTCAGGTATTCAATTTATTCATTACCTGAAAAAAACGCCACAATTTGGTAGTATTCCAATTATTATGCTCACCGCGCGCAGTGCGGAAGAAGATTGCATTGCCTGTTTGAACGCAGGGGCCGATGATTATGTGAGTAAGCCATTTTCACCAAAAGTATTACTTGCCCGCATTGATGCGCTACTGCGTAGAACCTATGAACAAATCCCTAATATATTGAATATAGACGGATTAATTCTTGATCAAAATGCCAAACGTGTTACCTACCAACAAAACCAAATTAATCTAAGTTCCACTGAATTTAAATTGCTCCATTTTTTTATGCAGCACCCTGAGAAAGTATATAGCCGCGCGCAGTTACTTGATTTTATTTGGGGAAATGATATTTATGTGGAAGACAGAACCGTAGATGTTTATATTCGAAGATTGCGTAAATGCTTAGAACCTTACGGTTTTGAACGTTATATACAAACCGTGCGAGGTAGCGGTTATCGTTTTTCCAATCATTTTGGAGCAATGAACGAAAATGAAACTTTCTGCTAAACATATTTTATTAGAAACGATTTTACTGATTGCAACCGCTTTCTTTTTCAGTTTATTTGCCAAAGATTTTTATTTCTGGTTAATTATTTGTTTAATTATCGCCTTGATTTGGCATCATAATAATGAATTTAAACTGCTTAGCCTTTTATATCCCCAGCTTGAATCAAAAAAAAGAAAAACAATTTTAGAATATATTCTTCCAACACAAGATTATTGGCGGCGAAAAAATCGGAAAGAAAAAATAAAAACCTTAAGGTTGCTCTCAAAATTGAATAAACATATTCAATATTTCCCAGAGGGCATTATCATCTGTCAAAAAGAGGGGGAAATCCTTTGGTGTAACAGCGCAGCACAAGAAATATTTTCTTTCTATTGGCACAAAAAAGCACACAAAAATATTTTTAGCATTATTTTTTATCCTGAGTTTAAAGATTATTTCAATTATTCCGCGTCCCAACACCCTTTGGTTTTATTAACAGAAGACCAGCGTTATATTGAAATTAGCGCTAATATTTATGACAGTAACAACATACTTTTAATTGTGCGCGATGTAACACAATTAATTCGACTTCTTCATACTAGACAAACTTTTTTATCTAATGTAAACCACGAATTGCGTACGCCACTTACTGTATTAAAGGGGTATTTAGAATTATTAGCGGAAACTCAACCAGCCGATGCCTTATATAATAAAGCAATCCAAGCGATGCAAGAACAAAGCCAAAGAATGTCGCACTTGCTTGATCAATTAAGTCTTCTGGCAAAAATTGAACATTCTAATAATGAACATTACCCCGTTAATTTATCCGAAATCATTCATTCATTACAAAAAAACACCTTTATACTGAATGCCAATTCTCAGCGATTACTATTTGATATTGCACCTAATTTAACAATTCTGGGTGATGAAAATCAGCTACAAAGTGCAGTTTCAAATTTAATCTATAATGCCATTCGGCACGCAGGGAAAAATGCACAAATTCACATCCGCTGGCAACCTTGTGAAGACGGCGCAATATTTAGCGTATCAGACAATGGTATCGGCATTGCAGAAAAACATCTCCCCCATCTAACCGAACGCTTCTACCGCGTTGATGAATCGCGTAATAACCAAACGGGCGGCAGTGGATTAGGCCTAGCCATTGTTAAACATATCCTCGAACAACACCACACCCATTTAGATATCACAAGCCAAGAAGGGCAGGGCAGCACCTTTTCTTTTTTAATTAATAAGAAATATTTGCTTGATGATCCCGCTATGACAAAACTCCCCAAAAACTAACCGCACTTTATCTATCGTTAATCCTTCAATGAATAGAAAGTACAGTGTTTTTTTCTGATTTTTTTGTCTAAATTATCATCAACTAAAAACTTGTTCTGTTGAAATTAAGGCTTTTGCTCTTATATAGATTTAAAATTTTAAAGAGGGAAATGTAATGAACAAAAATCAAGAAACTCGTGGATTTCAATCTGAAGTTAAACAATTACTTCAATTAATGATCCACTCACTTTACTCGAATAAAGAAATCTTTCTGCGTGAGCTAATCTCAAATGCCTCTGATGCAGCGGACAAGCTGCGTTTTAAGGCACTTTCTGCACCTGAATTATATGAAGGTGATGGCGATTTAAAAGTGCGCATTAGTTTTGATGAAGAAAAAGGCACAATCACCATTAGCGATAACGGAATTGGAATGACGCGTGAGCAGGTGATCGATCATTTAGGGACGATTGCGAAATCAGGAACAAAAGAATTTTTGACCGCACTTGGGGCGGAGCAAGCGAAAGACAGCCAGCTTATCGGGCAATTTGGTGTCGGTTTTTATTCTGCCTTTATTGTGGCGGATAAAGTTACCGTGAAAACCCGTGCAGCAGGTGTGCCAGCCGATCAAGGCGTGTTGTGGGAATCTAATGGCGATGGTGAATATACCGTAGCCGATATTGAGAAAAAAGATCGTGGTACAGAAATCACCTTGCATTTGCGTGAAGAGGATAAAGGATTTACCAACGCGTGGCGTTTGCGTGAAATCATCAGCAAATATTCCGATCATATTGGCTTGCCAGTTGAAATTCTAAGCAAAGAATATGATGATGAAGGCAAAGAAACCGGCGTGAAATGGGAAAAGATCAACAAAGCCCAAGCCTTGTGGACACGCTCAAAAGGCGAAATCTCTGATGAAGAATATAAAGAATTTTACAAACATTTAAGCCACGATTTTGCCGATCCGCTTTTATGGGCGCACAATAAAGTAGAAGGAAATCAAGAATATACCAGCTTGCTTTATGTGCCGTCTAAAGCCCCTTGGGATCTCTTTAACCGTGATCACAAACAAGGTTTGAAGCTCTATGTGCAACGTGTGTTTATTATGGACGATGCGGAACAATTTATGCCGAATTATCTGCGTTTTATGCGTGGTTTAATTGATAGCAATGATTTACCGCTCAATGTTTCTCGTGAAATTTTGCAAGATAACAAAGTAACCGCCGCCTTGCGCAAATCGCTTACCAAGCGTTCATTACAAATGTTAGAAAAATTAGCGAAAGACAATCCAGAGCAATATTTACAATTTTGGAAAGAATTTGGCTTGGTGTTAAAAGAAGGCGTGGCGGAAGATGTAGCTAACCGCGAGCAAATTGCCCGTTTATATCGTTTTGCTTCAACGCATAATGATAGCAGCGAGCAAACCGTTTCCTTGCAAGATTATGTTTCGCGAATGAAAGAAGGGCAAAAAGCCATTTATTACATCACGGCAGATAGCTATATTGCGGCGAAAAATAGCCCGCACTTGGAGCTGTTTAATAAGAAAGGCATTGAAGTGTTGTTGCTTTCTGATCGTATTGATGAATGGATGGTAAGTTATCTCACCGAATTTGATGGCAAGCCATTGCAGCCAATCACCAAATCCGATCTTGATTTAGGCGATTTAGCGGATCAAGAACAGGAAGAACAAAAGGCACAAGATGAAGCCTTTGGTGCTTTCGTTGAACGCGTGAAAACTTTATTGGGGGATCGCGTGAAAGCAGTGCGTTTAACCCATCGTTTAACGGATACCCCAGCGGTGGTTTCAACGGATAACGATCAAATGACCACACAAATGGCGAAATTGTTTGCAATGAGTGGGCAGCTAGTGCCAGAAGTGAAATATACCTTTGAGCTAAATCCAGACCATTCGTTAGTGAAAAAAGTGGCGGAGATGACAGACGATGCAGCCTTTGCAAATTGGGTGGAATTACTGCTTGAACAAGCAATGTTTGCGGAGCGCGGATCGCTGGAAAATCCAACCGCATTCATTAAACGTGTAAATGAGTTGTTATCTTAATAAATTAGGTTAGAATAGGAGCGTTGTCTAAAACTAGGCAACGCTTATTTTTTGACTTATAAAAAGGAATGGTATGAAAAAATTTATTGTCGTTATCAGCTTATTGTTATCTGCTTGTAGTTCAGTGCTGAATGTTACTCAATCGGCTAAATTAGCTAACAGCTGCCAAACCTATTTCAATATTTTAGATGAGAATGTTGCCACTTCCACCTTACCAGCGGAAACCTTGCAGGCATTGCAACAGGATTTTGCGCAATATCGCAAAGAATTTACAAAACTCTCTGCTGAGAAACAAGAACAATTCTGCCGTGCGCGTTTGGCACGTTTTCAACATTAATTTTCTTTCCCTGCGTAACAAGGAGCGTCAATGAGCATTTTTATTGCGTGGGGAAATATTCAACAGGCTTATCCTTTTAGCCAAATTCCCACAGAATTATTAAGCTATAAATTACGTCAAGCACCGCCTGAACAACCACGTTTGTTGCAACGTTATCGTTGCCGTTGGGTGGCGCATTTTTTGCTATGGGAATTATTAAAAACAGCACAAATTTCCACC comes from the Avibacterium avium genome and includes:
- a CDS encoding YadA-like family protein, whose translation is MNKIFRIIWNHAQQNWVVTSELAKGYTKAQSSKSASQTFFNFKFSVFATTLASFLIGSEVFAADPICVAGTGDGSVICDAKNKNSTTISRGGTFAVGNANGAISVSNSGVFGNDNTLTDQAASSRVVGNNNYVNGQESFVLGNDVKVQKDKAGTSARVIGIGSNVTVNDNDSIAIGTGTYAEGNFVTAIGNKANASGDQAVAIGSNTVARESSTALGQQAQATGNTALAVGAVAKAEGDNSMAVGQDSQAVGASSTAVGPGALAGKNNAVALGYLAKATEGGALALGYGAQATVAGAVALGENSVTGRADKTASATVNGITYSDFAGADIGSSRVVSVGSTEDGKQRQIQNVAAGRITNTSTDAINGSQLYAVANELSGRLIHYYSVNDNSKQGGNYNNDGATGINALAAGVGAQAQGQDSLAQGTEAKSYGESTIAIGKNARSGRGKKGFATSLADEPEANSIAIGNNAQAPNKSSIALGDNATVQYFAPDAIAIGTNARIGTYATTSIAIGKEATAKHYYNTAIGPKTVTDGVGATAVGFSAQALGRASFAAGQGAKTENQATVAIGENAKATLANNVSLGSGARDRQAEPINNATVQGITYSGFAGKAKAVVSVGTKAGERQIINVAPGEISENSTDAINGSQLYMVANTLGNVANTTTNILGGNATLDPNTGNITMTDIGGTGQNTVNDAIKVAKTRYYSVNSSAQGAGTNYDNDGAKAAGALAAGVDTQAIGADDVAIGSNALADSSNVDELAAVAVGHNAKATAAGAVAVGDSAEALSINVVSMGYSAGLGSNAENSIWIGANSGNSATGYSNIGIGDGAGNGIGEANPDSNHNVAMGIYAGGGLNGSNNLSLGISAGNALNGNDNVTLGNAAGVNLNGNNNIAIGRQAGTAVIVNSDPNNAVFAGNDAVTREVSDSISLGNNAQALKDNAIAVGLNAQAKNENDVALGAGAITEAAVPTTEATVNQITYTGFAGTSPIATLSVGSAGKERTITNVAAGRINKDSTDAINGSQLYVVADKLSNAVNNIANATNGGGFILTDDSKTEVKQDLGKSIQLKGEKGITVAANATDKQLKIVLDNEITVGNPEDPSNPAAPKEAGTINVVGKDGKNGVSIKGDTGNEKPGISIAGKDGADGVTLTTKTDGKPGVDGDAAKPRLEVNNEQVATLNDGVKYAGDIGNAAIKLNQTATIVGGVKDKSNLTDNNIGVVASQDGDDAKLTVKLAKNLNLGPDGSITISNSSNDSSSVRLNKDGLDNGGNKIINVADGDISQNSKDAVNGGQLYNTIQQTVKAVKIEVKEGDNIVITSDVGSDGQTIYTVSTVKDVKFDSAKIGNKVTINNNGIDAGDTKVTGVKAGDVSKDSTDAVNGSQLHETNQNVAKNATNIANNTAAINKGLNFTADDGKTLNRQLGDTVAVNGDENITTSVTSSGVKVALNKKLKVDSVTAGNTVVNNDGVTIGTGDKAVSLTQNGLNNGGNRITNVAPGKDPTDAVNVAQLSNVTNHLDNKVNKVASDMKHMDKKLRAGIAGAAALGVLAQPTRPGKSMVSVGGTTYRDESAVALGVSRVSDNEKWVIKIGASANTRNNYIAGGSVGYQW
- a CDS encoding IS3 family transposase; the protein is MLYPNHFSNVVDLEEALREYILYYNELRIKPALNSLSPVQYRAQYLTS
- the pstS gene encoding phosphate ABC transporter substrate-binding protein PstS, which translates into the protein MLKIFTVLGISMSFLAVAKAQTITGAGASFPYPIYAKWASLYEKETGNRVNYQSIGSGGGQQQIISKTIDFGASDDPMKTSLLEKHQLLQFPAIIGGTVPVINLPEISAGDLKLSGELLADIFLGKIKKWNDPAIAKLNENLALPNKDIIVIYRSDGSGTTFGWTNYLSKVSPEWKEKVGEGKSVKWPVGQGGKGNEGVAAYVGQIKYSVSYVEYAYAKQNNLAWVTLQNKAGKFVAPSKESFTSAAANAKWNEVDNMGVILTNEAGENSWPITAASFILLHKLADKPASTKGVLDFFAWAFSQGQEAASELDYVPLPEAVVQQIKTKWQSEIKDAQGKTVY
- the pstC gene encoding phosphate ABC transporter permease subunit PstC, giving the protein MKNLNAQCSKQKIFEFVFHSLTRFFAFIVLIMLASILLSLIYGSWDSIQQFGLAFLWTDEWNPTQDIYGAIVPIVGTLISALFALIIAVPISFGIATFLIELAPEKLKKPISIAVEMLAAIPSIIYGMWGLFVFVPLFQTYIQPHLIDTLGDIPYLGALFSGAPFGVGLFTAGLVLAIMIIPFIASIMREVFSVVPPMLKESAYGLGATTWEVVWHIVLPYTKTGVIGGIMLGLGRALGETMAITFVIGNSFHLPSSIFSPSTSIASAIANEFNEAAGLQKSSLMELGLILFLITTLVLALSRILIARMTLKEGKR
- the pstA gene encoding phosphate ABC transporter permease PstA, producing the protein MNNEMTARFKQRKCINNLMIGVAILAVIFGLFWLSWIIITLIIKGIPAFSFELFLEKTPGPGEKGGLLNAIIGSTQMLIVALFIGAPIGVLAGTYLAEYGRFSKLATMTRFLNDILLSAPSIIIGLFIYSIYVAQVNHFSGWAGALALAVIVIPIVVRTTENMLVLIPNNLREAAISLGCPRWKVITMICYKAVKSGILTGILLAVARIAGETAPLLFTALSNQFISFNMNEPMANLPVVIYQYAASPFKDWNELAWAGASLITVFVLSLNIFIRFYFSNKQK
- the pstB gene encoding phosphate ABC transporter ATP-binding protein PstB; its protein translation is MLDIKNSKIEVKNLNFYYGDFHALKNINLRIPSNKVTAFIGPSGCGKSTLLRTFNRMFELYPTQKATGGIYLDGDNLLTTKTDIAIIRAKVGMVFQKPTPFPMSIYDNIAFGIKLFEKLSKSEMNDRVEWALTKAALWNEVKDKLNKNGDSLSGGQQQRLCIARSIAIKPDVLLLDEPCSALDPISTMKIEELIFELKQDYTLAIVTHNMQQAARCSDYTAYMYLGELVEFGETKMIFEHPKDKRTEDYIHGRMG